One Mus pahari chromosome 10, PAHARI_EIJ_v1.1, whole genome shotgun sequence genomic window, ccAGGTTTgcagcctggaggcaggagctgatgcagacaccCGGGATGGGTGCTGCTTATTGTCTTGCTCTTCTTGACTTGCTCAGCATTTCTTCTTATAGAACaaagaaccaccagcccagggatagccccacccacaatgggctgggccctcccccataaatcactaattaagaaaatgctttacagctggatcttaaaGAGGCTTTTTCTCATTAGAggttccccttctcagagaactttagcttgtgtcaagctgacataataCTAGCCAGAGAACAAgcgtgtctgtggaggccagagagggcctggagctggagttacaagcagttgtgagccacttggaGTTGACATGGTATTGGAGCTGACCAccacagcaagtgttctttaactgctgagccatctccccagcctcacagtttaaatgcaatttttattacctctatttgtttatgtgtgtgtgtgcacatgaacgtGTGTGAAAGgcagagggttttgttgtttttgtttttgatttgttttgtttattcatttagttactgtttcttttttcaagacagggtttctctgtgtagtcctggctgtcctggaactcacttttgtagaccaggctggccttagacacatagaaatccacctgcctctgcctccttgggaatgctgggactaaaggcacaaGTCAAATCGCCACACACAACAGACTCTTGAATGACCTTTAGCTTGACCTTGATCtcccttgtggtggtttgaattggAAAGGTCcctagactcctgtgtttgaatgctgggCCACCAGAGAGTGAGCTCTTTGGAGGTCTGACCTTGTTGGAGCGAGTGTGTCATTGGGGtaggctttgtggtttcaaatgctcaagcctggctcagtgtgatggctattcttggttgtcaacttgactgtatctggaatgaaccacaatgcagaaatggagggcacacctgtgagagatttttctgCTTGGTTTGAAGTGAGTGAGTCCACTTGTGGTCCATAGGTTTGAGGTGGGAAGGCACACCTTTAACATGGGCCACTTTGGCTggaaggacatagaagaaggaagcgCTTGCTCTTTGCTGGCTTGCCTTGCCTTGCCAGCACATCCatcccttcactggcattagagcccacTTCTTTGTATTCCAGCAGGTACTGCAGACCTGATGAGACATCTAGCCTTATGGGGCTGAGAACTACTGAAGTTTTGCACTTTCAGTTCACACTAGCCATTGCTGAATTAGTTGAATTGCAGCCTGTAAGTAATTCCAATACAttccttctacacacacacacacacacacacacacacacacacacattcattctagTGAACCCTAACTAGTACATccagtgtctctcttttcttGTTGCCTGCCGATCCTGATGCAGAaatcttggctccttctccagtatcatgtctgGCTGTGCGATACCACGCTTCATGCCAATAAtcgactaaacctctgaacctgtaagccggaccgttaattattttttttaataagtgttgctgtggtcatggtgtctcctcacagaaaaaaaatcctcacaaaGACAAAAGCTGGTACCAGGACTGGAGTATTGCTGTGATTCGGTGGACCACATTTTTGTTTGGAGGGATATGGAACACTTAGGGGCTTTGGACCAGAAGAGCAGGGTTTAATGAACTATCCCGATAGGAACATTGAAGACAAAGGTAGTGAGGGGGGGGTTTGAACTGAGGGGGTCTAcctcaagaagtttcagaggagaCTATttgtatgtggcctagagaccatttttgtgatattttgttgaagaatgtggctgcctttCGTCCTTGtccaaagagtctgcctgaggctaattTGAAGGATTTTGGGATGAGTAGGTAGGGGATGTTTCAAAACAGCCTAGTGTTGACTGTGAGGTGTGGTTACTCACAGGCAGGTTTTAAATGCAGATCCATAATGAGATGGAGTAATCtgagcaaagaaaaatataaaacatacagtttgaggagaaaaggagagccTGCTACCGGGGAGTGGCCCTAGCCTCAGAGAGAGGAGGATGCTGCAGTCAGCAAGGCTGAGGGGAGTGGGCAATCTGAAGAGGCTTTGACATCGGGCATGGAGGTGTAGAgtctggagtttgcccagctggtctTTGGTCTTGTTTTGGTCCAGTGTTTCCTCACTATGGTCCCTTTTTACCCTTTGGAATGGTAATGGATATCCGGTTGGAAAGATGGaactgccttttgtttttttgttttgtttttgttttttgttttttctctgtgtagtcctggctgtcctggaactctgtagaccaggctgacctcaaactcagagatccgcctgcctctgcctcccgagtgctgggatcacaggcgtgcgccaccacggcccggcaCCTTTTTGGTTTTATAGGAGATTACTGTTGAGATGGCCAGAGGTCTCGGAAgtgactttggattttttttttttttctgtacatgagtacactgtcactgtcctcagacacaccagaagagaacatcagatcccactacagatggttgtgagccaccatgtggttgctgggaattgaactcagggcctctgaaagagcagtcagtgctcttaaccactgagccatctctccaggcttttctctcttttttgctcttaccttctttctttcagtccttcctttattctttgtGTGAAGGTACAGCTGCCCTTAAACCACAGTACCCATTTGAAATCAGAGGAGAACTCAAGGCCTCTGGCTCTCTTATTTCACCGTGTGGACCCCAGGTATGTGATTCAGGCAACAGGCACCGTTGGGGCTTCTGTCATGACAGTATCACAAATGTTGAAACCAACCATGAGCCTCCCCTCCAATTTCTAATTCTTCCTTCTTCcgtttcttcctttccattcttaACATAATCTTGCTGTGTTGACCAAATTGGTCTTGGACTCCTGGActtaatcctgcctcagcctcctcagtgctgggattgcatgcGTGCGCCCCAGGGCCCTCCTCTCCTATGCAGGCTTATATTCATTTCAGTTTGACACAGCACTGTCTGGCCTGGATCTtcttgtgtagaccaggctggcctagaactcacagagatccacctgcttctgcctcctgagtgctaaggtcAACAGTGTGTCACCTGTCTTCACATTGCATGCCTGTATGGGAGCTAGAGGGCAGTGTTGGGGGGAGCTTCCTCAAtggcctcttcctctctttgtgtgtgtgtgtgaatgtgtgagtgtgagtgtgtgtgtttatatgtgtgtgtatgtgtatatgtgtgagagtgtgagcgtgtgtgtgaatttatatgtgtgtgtatatatgtgtgtgtatgtgtatatgtgtgtgagcgtgagtgtgagcatgtgtgtgagagtgtgtgtgtgtgtgtatgtgtgtatacttgtgtttgtgtgtgtgagcgtgtatgtgtgtgtgtttatgtggagatcagagcacAATTTTGGGGAATCTGTTCTTTCTGCTGGGGGTCTTGAGTCCATGCTAACATCCCTAGTTTAAGAATTTGACTTGAAAACTAAAAGATGGGGCTGGGGGTTACActtgtctgtaaccccagcccaGGGAAGGCCAGACAGGTGGATCCTTGTGCTTCCTGGATGCTCAAGGTCAAGTTAGCTAAAGTGGTAATCTCTGTGTTCAGGAAGAAGACGGTCTCAAAAGATACAGtggagggccagcaagatggttcagggCATAAAGGCCCTGCCTAATGGTGggacccaggacccacatagtggaaggagacagCTGATTCCCACACATTTCCTGCCTACACAGGCATGCTGCGGTCTgcacttacagacacacacttatgtgcacacaattaaaatatcatttagcaCTGTGGAGGTTGAGACGGGAGGATCAGGACTTAAGGTTACCCCGAGTTAtatagtaaattcaaggccagtctgggacgCAGCGAGTATTGATGCGTTCTTGCCTTGCCCAGGCCTCTGGTCTTGTATTGATGCGTTCTTGCTATGCCCAGGCCAGTCTCTGGTTTGCAGTTCTCCTACCTTAACTTTCCCAGTTCTGTGGCTGCAGGTGGCTTGGGTGTTCCTGTCTCATGTGAGTGTAAGCTACTTAGATGTGAGTCACATGACAAATCAAGGGGACATGGGGAAACTTGGATTTGTCAGGCTTATAAGGTAAATGCctttactagctgagccatcttgctggcttgtttttttaaaacttaagaagcctgttttgtatgtgtatttgtagtttatatgtgtatgtatttgggtATTCtgcctgtatacatgtgtgtaccacCTATATGCTGGATGTCCTGAGGGTCCAAAGAGGACCTCTGATCCAGAACTGGGGCTAGTGatagttgtgaactgtcatgtagATGCTAGGGACCAACTGCGGAGCTGCTGgaactgagccacccctccaccCCTTTAAAGTATGGCTCATTCTGTGCCACAGTATACACTGATGTAATATAATCCGTGTTTTTACCACCCCAAAGAGGAAATACTCCTTATGTTCCCAGACTGGGGCAAGTATGCAGAGATACACAGGGTGGCACCCAGAGCTCCTGAGTAGCCCAAACTCTAGCGCTGCGTTAAAGCCATAGTGAATGCAGCCTCCGTTGGGTTGTAGGGCTCTGCAGGGAAAGGTGTTGGAGgccaaatctgatgacctgagtccgaCTCCTGCACTCCACATGGCTTTGGACAGTGAGGACAACtgctgaaagttgtcctctgtttTCTGAAACCACACCATGGCtcgagaacacacacacacacacacacacatgcataagggcacacagaaacacacacaaataaatgtaaaagaaactctaaaataaaacataactaaaaataatcatttctgaAATGATTTTAATTGGGGGTTCATCCAGGACtgagtggggaaggggaagtCTGAGGGTGGGTGACCCACACAGGTGGGACTGTGGGCCTGAGACCTGACTCTTCCACTGGGATCCCTGCCAGTTTCTAAGGTGATCTACCCATTGTCCCTgccagagaaacagacacaaaacTGACTCAGTTAGATAAAGAAGGGCTTACTGTTCCTGGGTTGGGCCGAGGTGGGGGTCCTGGGACACCCCACACCTGCCACACAGCCTTTTGGGCTGGATGCTTTTCCTTGGGACCAGCCAGCAACTGGAACAACGGGTACCATATTTCTTGTACCTGgaggtaggagggagagagaagggtatGAGAAGCCACCATTTAGGATGCAATGGGGAACTAGAAACCACCAGGAGGAAACTATTTTCCTTAAAAGGtggctgtttttctttccctAGTTCCCACACCAGCTGAGCCCAGATTGatggccccacccccaacacctccAGGTTGAGGACCTGATGCCGCAGGCATTGCAGAGAGGTGTCCCATCTTCAGCATCTCTCCACAGTGGAGTCCTCTGGGTTCTACAAGAAGCACACCGCCTGGGCCCTGGAGGGTCAGAAGtcaaaggccagaggtcaattccAGAGGCCTGTGGAGGGCTGAGAATTTggtagcagtggtggtggtgggggaggttCTGTTAAGGCTTTAGGAGCTCTGGGCTTGCCTTGGGTGTTgttggagagaaggcagagggagagctaGGAACCAAGACAGATGGTGAGTCAGGTGGTAAGgaggaagctgggggtggggtgactcAGTCCTGGAGGGGGCTCCTTTGAGCAGGTCTAAATGAGGAATTGGAAtgaaggagggagatggaggaagacagagaggatgTGAAAATGGAGCCTCACCAAGGGCCTCGCTGCTTCCTGAGCTGGCCAGAACCTTGGAAGGGCTTGCAGGGAGCTTTTGTGAACAACTTCTGCCAGGCAAGCTGCAAAAAGGACAAGATGtagtgttgggggagggagggtcctgTAAGGTGGTCCCCAAAATGATACATCCCAGGTCCTCACATGCCCAAGCAAATGTCACCACTGAGCTGGTTCCagccctctctctttttttaaaatcaaaaaattttatatacttatttatagatATATTAAATCACAacagaataaatttaaaagtaaagtaacatcacaggaaaaaaatattaaattctttttttactttttattttgacacaaggtcttaGCCGCTAGTGTGACTACATGCCTGCACTGCTTCCTGTTTGTCCTtgctgttgagacagggtctctgtagccaaggctggcctggggccttctcagcctcctgaatgctgggattgcaggtgtgtggcATCATACCTGGCTGGAAGCAGCAGGCCCTCACGGAGCCCAGTCTGGCGTGAGCTCCCACGGGCCCAGGCCCTCACGGAGCCCAGCCTGGCATGAACTCCCAGAGTTTCTGTCCTTTTTGGTTCCATCTGGAAAATGCTGATTACAGGCATGCTCCTTGTGCCACTGTCAGCTGACTTATGcagagctggggacagaacccaggggcTTCGTAATGCTAAGCAAGAGCTCTACCCACTGAGGCACAGCCCAAATTCATCAGCAAGGTTAACAGGCACCCCTCACAAGgaatctgaaacctcaaagtcctgGCTTTGTATCCCActagtagcaatgaaataattagTACTGTATTTAGTTGGGCAGGCTACATTCCTGCAATTCCAGTCTCAAGAGGCTGAGGATACAGTATGGTGAAATTCagggctagcctagtctacatgagaccttgtttcaaaaagtaaaaaaataaaataaaaaaaaattaaattaaaaaaaaaaaaaaaaaaaaaaaaaaaaaaaaaaaaaaaaaaaaaaaaaaaaaaaaaaaaaaagctggatgtggtggtggcacacacacaggtaagccAGCACGAGGGAGGTAAGGAGGTGGAAGCAacaagattagaagttcaaggccgggctggcgagatggttcagttggtaagagcacccgactgctcttctgaaggtgcagagttcaaatcccagcaaccacatggtggctcataaccacccataacaagatctgactccctcttctggagtgtctgaagacagctacagtgtacttacatataataaatgaataatttaaaaaaaaaaaaagaagttcaaggccagcctgggctacatgaaatcctgtctgaaaaaaaacagtaatataaAGAGAATcccaacagccagggctacacagagaaatcctgtctcaaaaaaagaaaaaaagaaaaaaagaaaaaaaagagaacccCAGTCAGGGTCTTCGTagtagctcagtggctaaaggtacttgctgccaagcctctaAGCCTGATAACCTccgtttgatccctggaacccacatggcaggGGTGGATTCCTGTAAGCTGTCATGTGACCTACTcacctgtatgtgtgtacatgtgtgtgcacagcgtgcgcacacacacggcACATATATGCTCCatagataaatataataataacgataataataataattggttgggcagtggtggcacatgcctttcatcccagcacttgggagacagaggcaggtggatttctgagttcaaggccagcctggtctacagaatgagttccaggacagtcagagctacacagagaaaacctttgtcaaaaaaggttaaataaataaataaataaataaataaaatgcgtGAGGACGTGCACAAAGCCAACACaaacaagtgttttttttttaaagttttcatcacATTTGTGCGTACGTGAATCTCTGTATACCGCAGTGtttgtcagtgtgtatgtgagtggagggcagaagacaacttgtgagagtcagttctctccgcCCACCACCTCTGCACTATGGCTGGAGCTCAGGGCATCAGGCTGAGccgcaagcacctttacccactgaactaccgAGCCTGCCTACATCCATGTGTTTCTGAGACAGATCTTCAGCCCAGGAACTTTAAACTCAACTTCCTGCAACTTCATAGTCCTGGGGGTTAGCAGTACAAACTTTTGGATTTGGGGTGGGTTTTTGCTTGTAaagattattattaattattattattattttggttttgatggcctcaaattcagagatctgcctcctgagtgctgggactaaaggttattttagaaattatttgcCTTTATTTATCTGTTTGCCTGCTTGCATCTGTTTCTGGAAACCCAGGGAGGCAGAGTCCTCTAGAACAGGAgctgcaggcagctgtgagctatAGAGGGGTACTAGGAACGGAACCGAGGTCCACTGTCTCTGCAAGAGAagggttcttttttaaaaaaaaaaatttaatttttcttgtttattggtgttctgcctgcatgtatatgtgtgtgagggtgtcagaagacatggaactggagtcacagtgtcagctgccatgtgggtgctgggaattaaaccttggtcatctggaagagcagccagggctcttaactacCTAGTCATCTCGCTAGCCCAAGAAGTAAGCACTCTTAGTTacggagccatctctgcaggcctgtggtgggttggttggtttgtttgtttaatgtttgCTAAGCCGGGGGTACCTATTTAGCCAGGCTAGCTTGAATGTGCTTCAGCTCTTTCCCAACATGCCCCATTACTCCAGGCTCCCAGCCATTTGACTGTCTTGAGGACAGTCTCATTAAGTTgcacaagctggccttgaactcactctgcagctcaggctggctttgaactttccaTCTCCTTCCCCAGTCTCCCAAGTAGCTTGGATAACAGGTGTCTACTACCTGCCCTGGACTGAGGACTGCTATTACACATAGGCATACGTTATCATGGCTGAGAGTCCCTACCTGTAGGTGGGTACAATCTGGAGGCTAGAATCCGGCTGGATCTGGAACTCCAGAGTTACCCCCTTGAATCTGGGGTCCACCTTCTCAATACCCATTCGTGGGTTCAGCTGCTTCCGTGGTCTTCTCTCGAGTGAGGCAGAAGTGGCACTGGAAGTTTCCAGGTTAGGGCACTGTGTGCCCCTGGGATTCCTGGCCATATTCAGGTGGTCTGACATGCCTATGACCATCAGCTCCCAGCACGACCCCAGGACCTGGGTGGCCGGTGAAGGGGAACCCGGcagtcccttttctttctcttggaggAAAGGCAGTGCAGTGCTGACCGAGTCCTGGCATGTAGGCCACAGAGACCTGGGGATAAGAAGCAGTAAGGCGTGGCCACCCCTTTCCTGGGGGCTTGGATTTGATAGGTAAGGAGGGGTGTGGAGCGTCACTCTGTTGGTGCCTCTTCTTCGATCACCTTGTGCTCCACCTGGGGCCACATTCTTGGGTTATTAGGTTCAAAAGTTGCAAAATAATTGTTAGCTGACACCGATTCCCCTGTGGCTGGCTATCAGCTCTCCATCAGCCAAATCCCACCGTGAACAAAGCAGGGTCCCACCCTAGGCAATCTGCCCAAGTCGGGCTGCTGTCTGGAGCAGTCATTAGTCAATCACCCCACGGACTGCTGCTTTTTAGTAGGTTACCCTCATCACCCCACGGATGAGCCCTCAGTGGCACTTCTTTGGGCCATACAGCCACAGCAGGGTGGGTGGGATGGAAATCACCTGTCCCTTTCAGTGTGTAGCTACTGAAACTTGTTACGTCCGCGTACCTAACAGGGAAGGCTCAGAAGCCGGAATCCTAACCCCTCCATCTCCCAGCCCGGTGAGGCATTAGCTGGGATGGGCGGTGGAAGAGTCTCGCACCACGCACCTGCCATTGGGAGTGAGGCATCTCAGGGCTCCAGGCTCCAGCGCGGGGGGTCGACTCTTCCGGAGCGACTCGGTGTCCAGACAAGGTGGCGCCAGAAGTTCCTGCCGGCGCGTCAAGTCCCGAGCCTGTGCCGCCTCCATGCCCACTGTGGGCCCAGCTGTGGAATCTCTCTGCCCCGCCCctctcccccccatcccccagggaTAAACCCGAGCATGAGAAAGGCGAGGGTGATGACGATGGGCGCCACCTGGGCGGAGCCGGGCGGCGCAGGTCACGTGGGGGCGCTGTTCGCATCTGGGAGCACTTTTTGCCTTGGCTGCCAGGAGCCTCAGCTGTGTGGCTCATGATCGGGAAGCCCCCTCTGGACACCCCCCTCTTTGCTATCTTCGACCACACAGCACAACCTTGAAGGTCAAGGGGCGCTGTGGATCCCTTCGCTGCAGCAGAGGCGGGGTCTGGCCGCGCATGGGCACCCCCAGGAAGAAGGGTGTCCCGGGCTCTGTCACAGGGGTGCGGGCACTCAGAGCTGGGCAGACCCGCACCCACCCACCAAGGACACAAAACATGTCGGAGACGTGTGTGACTTTTTATTGCAGCTCTGGTTAGAGTCCATCCTTAATTCATAGTTCGATTCTCCCTGGTGGACTGACACGCCCAAGATGGAGACCCATCCCCCTCAAGGCTCAGACACTGGCTGTCCCCAGTTGTAGCTCTGGTCTCACACTGTGGGTCCAACTTCTCTTTCCTGGACAGTCCGTGCTCTGGAGAAGGAAGCGTGGCTTTTCTTTTCAGTTCCATGGCCTGGTCGGTCCAGTGGCCTCTTGTCAGTGGGGTTTGGGTACGTGGCCGTCCACATAGAAGTTCCTGGTGATCTTGGGAAGAGCAAACTCAACTCCCTCCAGCTCAGGGGTCAGCACAATCTGGCAGCCCAGTCTTGAGTTCTCCTGGAGCAGTGGAGCCATGTCCAACATGTCGTCCTCCCTGGGACAAAGGACAGTGGTCAGAGTCAGGGTAACCTGAGGCAGCTGGAGGTGGATAGGAGAGCCTTGGGCAACAGAGACGCACATGCACgcagtctgggggtggggtgcccACTCACCTCTcctcaggaggaggcaggagatcCAGGTGGgcctcactcacatacacatgacaGGTGGAACAGGCCAGGGATGCTTCGCAGGCCCCTGGGGACAGGACAGGAAGAGCACAGCCTTAGTGAGGAGCAACCACCACCTAGCTCCATAGCTCAGAGCCAACTGTTTCCACGTTGTCTGCAGGCTTTTAAGACAGTCTGAGGCAGCCCAGACGGATTTTAAATTTGTCACATAgccaaggtgaccttgaactgattctcctgcctcaacctcccaagtgctaggatgacaacCGTGAACCTTTATGCCTAGTCCCATACCGACTCTCACTACACTAACTTCCTTTCCACCCCAGGGCCTCTGCACTCCTGGACCCATGGCCTAGAATGTTCTCTGCTTTGTTTAGCTGCATTTAGTCAAGGCTTCGACTCAACTGTTTCCAGAGTTTCCTCTCTACTTGTTTTGTGGTGTTTATCACCACGTAACTTTTTAGTTAAaattccatccttccttccatccatccctctgAATTTTTGAGATGGGCTTCTTTAtcttgtaaccctggctgtcctggaactcactgtgtagaccatgctggcctcaaactcacagagatccacctgcctctgcctcctgagcaccaTCAGCTTCAccctgtgatttttgtttgtttgttttggttttttgagacagggtttctctgtatagccctggctgtcctggaactcactgtgtagaccatgctggcctcaaactcacagagatccacctgcctctgcctcctgagcaccaTCAGCTTCAccctgtgatttttgtttgtttgttttggttttttgagacagggtttctctgtatagccctggctgtcctggaactcactgtgtagaccatgctggcctcaaactcacagagatccacctgcctctgcctcctgagcaccaTCAGCTTCAccctgtgatttttgtttgtttgttttggttttttgagacagggtttctctgtatagccctggctgtcctggaactcacttagtagaccaggctggcctggaactcagaaatccacctgcctctgcctctgaagtgcagggattacaggcgtgcaccaccactgccaggccttaGAAGCCTTTTCTAAACACCTTTTGTTACTGTGTATGCAAGCATGGGGGTGGAACATCCATGTGGACCTCAGAGGGCTGCGAGTGAGCCTCAGCCCTCAGTCCACCTTGACACGGGAGGAATTAGTGCCTTTATACACTGAGTCACCCcaaatctgtaatttttttttttttttttttttttggtttttcgagacagggtttttctgtatagccctggctgtcctggaactcacactgtagaccaggctagtctcaaactcagaaatacgcctgcctctgcctcctgagagctgggattaaagctgtgcgccactacgcccggccaAATCtgtaatttttgagacagaaattcTTGGTAAATTATCCAGGCTCGTTTGAATCTAAAAAGGAACCTACAGCTTTGCTTTTTGAtagttttaaagacagggtctcaccataaattcctggctgtcctgtcctagAAAGCACTCacagaccaggatggctttgTATTCAAGaaatctgccagtctctgccagcaagtgctggcactaaagtcatgagccaccatgcccagcccttgagagctttttaaacatgtatttatgggctggtgaga contains:
- the Zglp1 gene encoding GATA-type zinc finger protein 1 — encoded protein: MEAAQARDLTRRQELLAPPCLDTESLRKSRPPALEPGALRCLTPNGRSLWPTCQDSVSTALPFLQEKEKGLPGSPSPATQVLGSCWELMVIGMSDHLNMARNPRGTQCPNLETSSATSASLERRPRKQLNPRMGIEKVDPRFKGVTLEFQIQPDSSLQIVPTYSLPGRSCSQKLPASPSKVLASSGSSEALGPRRCASCRTQRTPLWRDAEDGTPLCNACGIRYKKYGTRCSSCWLVPRKSIQPKRLCGRCGVSQDPHLGPTQEQ